One window from the genome of Betaproteobacteria bacterium encodes:
- the glgX gene encoding glycogen debranching protein GlgX — translation MRRLAPGSPEPLGITLVPGGANVAVFSAHASAIELCLFDAAGNAELERIPLPGRTGDVHHGFVADIVAGQRYGLRAHGPYETQAGHRFNPAKLLVDPYATAIDRAFRLDPSLYGEQADGWRRSDTDSAGAVPKGIVQPPFAPAPATRPCIPWADTVVYELHVRGFTRSHPDIPPSLRGTLAGLAHPAGIAHFVRLGVTTLELMPVAAAVDEPHLARHGLTNYWGYNPIAMMAPDPRLAPGGMGELTACVAALHQAGIEVLLDVVFNHTGEGEEWGPVLSLRGLDNASYYRARADDRAHYANDAGCGNTLALDRPPALGLALDTLRHYATVAGVDGFRFDLATTLGRRADGFDPDAPLLAAIASDPVLRDLKLVAEPWDVGPGGYQLGAFPAAWGEWNDRYRDTVRRFWRSDAGMVGELATRIAGSSDFFPTRAPSRSVNFVCAHDGFTLADLVAYEHKHNDANEEANRDGTDSNFSWNHGVEGFTDDPAIIAARSRDVRSLMATLLLSRGTPMLSMGDELGRTQHGNNNAYSQDNALTAIDWANADTGLVDFVATLIDLRRRHPALRSDHRLSGEPIDASGFPDVEWRLPEGRPPASGDWADQNLRTLVAALYAAPEKGVAGDRVAIAFHAGHESIAVRWPDPRDGFRWRRALDTSMAGGRPDPSSDDVGDLLAPRSAVLLVEEAEPSPRAHARGIEPAVLDRLARAAGIGAQWHEVSGTLHVVGDDTRRELLAAMGLEVSSTGQARERLAALVSAREGRRLPRTQVVAENETTWLPLSAVGHRPERGVLCLCADDGTTLRVPFARGDCQGRATVADDGRVVQRLLVALPALAAGHYLATLEGEPEACHLVVTPRRCFLPPELLEGRRRFGLAAHLYALRRPGDQGIGDFTTLAQVANATARAGGALVGLNPLHAMFPGDRDRASPYHPSDRRFLDALYLDVEAVPDFTDSQSARRALEQNSVPLLDLAASPTVEYPGVWAVKRRVLEACFEAFVQRPAGDALVAEYGRFVAQGGDRLRRFAAFEAIAATRPGVPWQRWPAELRRPDDPGVARFAARNARAVDFSIYLQWLADRQLAHAARSAREGGLGIGFYRDLAVGAAPDGAEAWSNQALLARGVSIGAPPDPFCLTGQVWMLPPPRPDALAAGGYEDFRALIAANVRHAGALRIDHVMGLTRQFWVPEGATATEGAYVRFPLEDLLGVLALESRLARCLIVGEDLGTVPDGFRERLDASDVLSYRVLWFERDGAKFRAPGQYPAKAIACVSTHDLPTIRGWWKDAAPEERQALGPAGGDPVATAHALHRLIGATPCALALVQADDLAGEETALNLPGTDRERPNWRRKVGVEAAELWKTPIGAQAAQDLLPGRGPAS, via the coding sequence ATGCGCCGCCTCGCGCCCGGCAGCCCCGAGCCGCTCGGCATCACGCTCGTCCCGGGCGGAGCCAACGTGGCCGTCTTCTCGGCGCACGCGTCGGCGATCGAGCTCTGCCTCTTCGATGCCGCGGGAAATGCGGAACTCGAGCGCATCCCGCTACCCGGGCGCACAGGCGACGTTCATCACGGTTTCGTCGCCGACATCGTCGCCGGCCAGCGCTATGGGCTTCGTGCCCACGGCCCCTACGAGACGCAGGCAGGCCATCGCTTCAACCCGGCCAAGCTCCTCGTCGATCCCTACGCCACAGCCATCGACCGGGCGTTCCGCCTCGATCCCTCGCTATACGGCGAACAGGCCGATGGCTGGAGGCGCAGCGACACCGACAGCGCGGGCGCCGTCCCCAAGGGCATCGTGCAGCCACCGTTCGCGCCGGCACCGGCGACGCGGCCGTGCATCCCATGGGCCGACACCGTCGTCTACGAGCTGCACGTCCGCGGCTTCACCCGCAGCCACCCGGACATTCCGCCCTCCCTTCGCGGAACCCTTGCCGGACTTGCGCATCCGGCGGGCATCGCGCATTTCGTGCGCCTGGGCGTCACGACGCTCGAACTGATGCCGGTGGCCGCGGCGGTGGACGAGCCGCACCTGGCCAGGCACGGGCTCACGAACTATTGGGGCTACAACCCGATCGCGATGATGGCTCCCGATCCGCGGCTGGCACCCGGCGGCATGGGGGAGCTGACCGCCTGCGTGGCCGCCCTGCACCAGGCCGGTATCGAAGTGCTGCTCGACGTCGTTTTCAACCACACGGGCGAAGGCGAGGAATGGGGCCCGGTCCTGTCCCTGCGCGGCCTGGACAACGCGAGCTATTATCGCGCGCGCGCCGACGACCGCGCGCACTACGCCAACGACGCGGGCTGCGGAAACACGCTGGCCCTCGACCGCCCGCCGGCGCTCGGCCTCGCGCTCGACACGCTGCGCCATTACGCAACGGTCGCGGGCGTGGACGGATTCCGATTCGACCTGGCCACCACCCTGGGCCGGCGCGCCGACGGGTTCGATCCCGATGCACCGCTGCTGGCGGCCATCGCGAGCGATCCGGTGCTGCGGGACCTGAAGCTCGTCGCCGAGCCCTGGGATGTCGGGCCCGGCGGCTACCAGCTCGGCGCCTTCCCCGCCGCGTGGGGCGAATGGAACGATCGCTACCGCGACACCGTGCGCCGCTTCTGGCGCTCGGACGCCGGCATGGTCGGCGAACTAGCCACGCGCATCGCCGGGTCGTCGGATTTCTTCCCCACGCGCGCCCCTTCGCGTTCGGTGAATTTCGTCTGCGCGCACGACGGCTTCACGCTCGCGGACCTCGTGGCCTACGAGCACAAGCACAACGACGCCAATGAGGAAGCCAACCGCGACGGCACGGACTCGAACTTCTCCTGGAACCACGGCGTCGAGGGTTTCACCGACGATCCCGCGATCATCGCAGCCCGCAGCCGCGACGTGCGCAGCCTCATGGCCACCCTCCTTCTTTCACGCGGGACGCCGATGCTGTCGATGGGCGACGAGCTGGGCCGCACGCAGCACGGCAACAACAACGCGTACTCCCAGGATAACGCGCTCACCGCGATCGACTGGGCGAACGCGGACACGGGCCTCGTCGATTTCGTCGCCACCCTCATCGACCTTCGGCGCCGCCACCCCGCCCTTCGGTCCGACCATCGGCTCTCGGGCGAGCCGATTGACGCGAGCGGCTTTCCGGACGTGGAGTGGCGCCTGCCGGAGGGTCGGCCCCCTGCCAGCGGCGATTGGGCGGACCAGAATCTGCGCACGCTCGTCGCCGCGCTTTACGCCGCCCCCGAAAAAGGCGTGGCCGGCGACCGCGTCGCGATCGCCTTCCATGCCGGCCACGAGTCGATCGCCGTGCGCTGGCCGGATCCGCGCGACGGCTTTCGCTGGCGGCGCGCCCTCGATACCTCGATGGCCGGCGGCAGGCCGGACCCTTCGTCGGACGATGTCGGAGACCTGCTCGCGCCGCGCTCGGCCGTCCTGCTCGTCGAGGAGGCCGAACCGTCGCCCCGGGCCCACGCACGCGGCATCGAACCTGCGGTGCTGGACCGCCTTGCAAGGGCGGCCGGCATCGGCGCGCAATGGCACGAGGTATCCGGAACGCTGCACGTCGTCGGGGACGACACGCGCCGCGAACTGCTCGCGGCCATGGGCCTGGAGGTGTCTTCGACGGGCCAGGCGCGCGAGCGGCTCGCCGCACTGGTCTCGGCGCGCGAGGGCCGCCGGTTGCCGCGCACGCAGGTCGTGGCGGAGAACGAAACAACGTGGCTGCCGTTGTCCGCCGTCGGGCATCGTCCGGAGCGTGGCGTGCTTTGCCTTTGTGCCGATGATGGCACGACGCTTCGCGTGCCGTTCGCGCGCGGTGATTGCCAGGGCCGCGCAACCGTGGCGGACGACGGCCGCGTCGTGCAGCGCCTCCTGGTGGCCTTGCCCGCGCTCGCGGCCGGCCATTACCTCGCGACACTGGAGGGGGAACCCGAAGCCTGCCATCTCGTCGTCACGCCGCGCCGGTGCTTCCTGCCCCCGGAGCTTCTGGAAGGACGTCGCCGGTTCGGGCTCGCCGCGCACCTGTACGCCTTGCGCAGGCCGGGCGACCAGGGCATCGGCGATTTCACGACGCTCGCGCAGGTGGCCAATGCCACCGCACGGGCCGGAGGCGCTCTCGTCGGGCTCAACCCGCTGCACGCGATGTTCCCCGGGGACCGCGACCGCGCGAGTCCCTATCACCCCTCCGATCGACGCTTCCTCGATGCCCTGTACCTCGATGTCGAGGCCGTTCCCGATTTCACGGACTCGCAGTCGGCGCGCCGCGCGCTGGAGCAGAATTCCGTGCCTCTCCTCGACCTGGCGGCGAGCCCCACCGTCGAGTATCCGGGCGTCTGGGCCGTGAAACGTCGGGTCCTCGAGGCATGCTTCGAGGCCTTCGTGCAGCGCCCGGCCGGTGATGCCCTCGTCGCCGAGTACGGCCGGTTCGTGGCGCAGGGCGGGGACAGGCTTCGGCGGTTCGCCGCGTTCGAAGCCATCGCGGCCACGCGGCCGGGGGTGCCTTGGCAACGCTGGCCCGCGGAGCTGCGCCGGCCCGACGACCCGGGCGTGGCGCGCTTCGCTGCCCGCAACGCGCGCGCTGTGGATTTCTCGATCTATCTGCAATGGCTCGCGGACCGCCAACTTGCGCACGCTGCCCGGTCGGCGCGGGAGGGAGGGCTCGGCATCGGGTTCTATCGCGACCTCGCCGTCGGCGCGGCACCGGACGGTGCGGAGGCGTGGTCCAACCAGGCCTTGCTCGCACGCGGCGTTTCGATCGGCGCGCCGCCCGACCCGTTCTGCCTGACCGGGCAAGTGTGGATGCTCCCGCCGCCCCGTCCCGACGCGCTGGCTGCCGGGGGCTACGAGGATTTTCGCGCGCTCATTGCGGCCAATGTCCGCCACGCCGGGGCGCTGCGCATCGACCACGTCATGGGGCTCACGCGCCAGTTCTGGGTTCCCGAAGGCGCAACGGCGACCGAGGGCGCCTATGTGCGCTTCCCGCTCGAAGACCTCCTTGGCGTGCTGGCGCTGGAAAGCCGCCTCGCGCGCTGCCTCATCGTGGGGGAGGACCTGGGTACCGTACCGGATGGATTTCGCGAACGCCTGGATGCCTCCGACGTGCTCTCGTACCGCGTGCTGTGGTTCGAACGGGACGGCGCGAAGTTTCGTGCGCCCGGGCAATATCCCGCGAAGGCCATCGCGTGCGTCTCCACGCACGACCTGCCGACGATCCGGGGCTGGTGGAAGGACGCCGCGCCCGAGGAGCGGCAGGCGCTGGGACCGGCGGGCGGGGATCCCGTGGCGACGGCTCACGCCCTGCACCGCCTCATCGGCGCGACGCCCTGCGCGCTGGCGCTGGTCCAGGCCGACGACCTGGCCGGCGAGGAGACGGCGCTCAACCTGCCGGGAACGGACCGCGAGCGCCCCAATTGGCGGCGCAAGGTGGGCGTCGAGGCCGCAGAGCTGTGGAAGACGCCCATCGGCGCGCAGGCTGCGCAGGACCTCTTGCCCGGTCGCGGCCCGGCGTCGTGA
- a CDS encoding DnaJ domain-containing protein, translated as MKYKDYYAILGVARDASADVVKAAYRKLAQKFHPDVTKDPKGEEKFKEIAEAYQTLKDPEKRAAYDNLGSGFRAGQDFRPPPDWEQQFRGDGRAASFDDLDLSDLFASIQGAGHARSRSRANMPIPGADFEVAVHLTLEEAHSGTQVDLNLSMPEVDGEGRLRHVPKAIKARIPKGATDGQRLRLRGQGGPGANGGRAGDLYLNIALHPHPFFRPSGHDLYLDLPLAPWEAVLGATIEVPTLSGKVSLTVPPGTPSGRKLRFAGKGLARPGGGEGDLYAIVQIVNPTVTDERERELFRQLAQASRFDPRGHFAGGTPDGG; from the coding sequence ATGAAATACAAGGACTACTACGCCATTCTCGGCGTTGCGCGCGACGCGAGTGCGGACGTCGTCAAGGCGGCCTATCGCAAGCTGGCGCAGAAATTCCACCCCGACGTCACGAAGGATCCCAAGGGGGAGGAGAAATTCAAGGAGATCGCCGAGGCATACCAGACGCTCAAGGATCCGGAGAAGCGCGCCGCCTACGACAATCTGGGCAGCGGATTCCGCGCCGGGCAGGACTTTCGGCCTCCTCCGGACTGGGAGCAGCAGTTCCGCGGCGACGGGCGGGCTGCCTCGTTCGACGACCTGGACCTCTCGGACCTCTTCGCGAGCATCCAGGGGGCCGGGCACGCGCGCTCGCGTTCGCGCGCGAACATGCCCATTCCGGGGGCGGATTTCGAGGTCGCCGTGCACCTCACGCTGGAGGAGGCGCACAGCGGCACGCAGGTGGACCTGAACCTGAGCATGCCCGAGGTCGATGGCGAAGGACGCCTGCGCCATGTCCCGAAGGCGATCAAGGCGCGCATCCCGAAGGGGGCGACGGATGGGCAGCGATTGCGCCTGCGCGGCCAGGGCGGGCCCGGCGCCAACGGCGGCCGCGCCGGGGACCTGTACCTGAACATCGCGCTGCATCCGCACCCGTTCTTCCGCCCCAGCGGCCACGACCTGTATCTCGACCTTCCGCTCGCCCCCTGGGAAGCCGTCCTTGGCGCGACGATCGAGGTGCCGACGCTTTCCGGCAAGGTGAGTCTCACGGTACCGCCGGGAACGCCCTCGGGCCGCAAGCTGCGCTTTGCGGGAAAGGGCCTCGCCAGGCCAGGCGGTGGAGAAGGCGACCTCTACGCCATCGTGCAGATCGTGAATCCCACGGTGACGGACGAACGCGAGCGGGAGCTCTTCCGGCAACTTGCGCAGGCGTCGCGCTTCGATCCGCGCGGACATTTTGCAGGAGGGACGCCCGATGGCGGCTGA
- a CDS encoding hotdog fold thioesterase: protein MTSFAAPQHETLLSTLGIEITEATKERVVARMPVGPKVHQPFGVLHGGASVALAETVASTGGWMNIDQATQIVMGIEINANHLRAKRDGVVTATATPVHVGRSTQVWDVRIEDEAGKSVCVSRCTLAVVPKPQ from the coding sequence ATGACTTCTTTCGCAGCGCCGCAGCACGAAACCCTCCTCTCGACGCTGGGCATCGAGATCACGGAGGCAACGAAGGAGCGCGTGGTCGCCCGCATGCCCGTCGGCCCGAAGGTGCACCAGCCTTTCGGGGTGCTGCACGGTGGCGCCTCGGTCGCGCTCGCGGAGACCGTCGCTTCGACGGGGGGCTGGATGAACATCGACCAGGCCACGCAAATCGTGATGGGCATCGAGATCAACGCGAACCACCTGCGCGCCAAGCGCGATGGCGTGGTCACCGCGACGGCTACGCCGGTGCATGTGGGCCGGAGCACGCAGGTGTGGGATGTGCGCATCGAGGACGAGGCGGGCAAGTCCGTGTGCGTCTCGCGCTGCACGCTGGCGGTGGTCCCGAAGCCGCAGTGA
- a CDS encoding gamma-glutamyltransferase yields MLSRILAALLVAAIPAATVAQRTQKPPLHGQDWMAVTGKPLGAAAGAKVFLKGGNAVDAACAMIAATATMWDVLHWGGETQALVYNPHTKKVIGINALGVAPTGATPEFFRSRGLDYPPAYGPLAAVTPGTPGGILTMLAEYGTLSLAEVLEPAIRLADGYPIEAQTAGYIERERKQLMQWPDSRRVMLPRAGDHAPEAGEIFRQPDLAATLRKLVEAERNALAAGKDRKQAIQAAQDRFYRGDIAKELVDSVRAQGGLFTQSDLANWTVHLEEPVATNYRGIDVYKLTAWTQGPVMLQALNILENFDLKAMGYNSPRYIHTVYQAMSLAFADRDFYYGDTYTPPEEPVAGLLSKDYARERARLIDAKTNDPKIAPGDPYPYQRMKNPWLDLLKRWDEPRKGRPGTGGTPVAANDAAFERAFYSGTTSVIAADKEGWVVSVTPSGGWIPAVIAGKTGVGLSQRMQSFVMDAAENPFNVVAPAKHPRVTLTPSLALKDGHPYLAFAVQGGDAQDQDLLQYFLNVVEFGMTPQAAAEAPGFNSYQMRASFEAHESRPGRIMLNDSTPPDVRKELEAMGYDAFYRARTSGPVNAIFIDRRHGTLWGASSNHGEDYGIGW; encoded by the coding sequence CCGTCACCGGCAAGCCGCTCGGCGCCGCAGCGGGCGCGAAGGTCTTTCTCAAGGGCGGCAATGCGGTGGATGCCGCGTGCGCCATGATCGCCGCCACCGCCACGATGTGGGACGTTCTGCACTGGGGCGGCGAGACACAGGCGCTTGTCTATAACCCGCACACGAAGAAGGTCATCGGGATCAACGCACTGGGCGTCGCGCCGACCGGCGCCACGCCGGAGTTCTTCCGCTCCCGGGGATTGGACTACCCGCCCGCCTACGGGCCGCTCGCGGCCGTCACGCCCGGCACGCCCGGCGGGATCCTCACGATGCTCGCGGAATACGGAACGCTTTCCCTCGCCGAGGTGCTGGAGCCGGCCATCCGCCTGGCCGACGGTTACCCGATCGAGGCGCAGACCGCAGGCTACATCGAGCGCGAACGCAAGCAGTTGATGCAGTGGCCGGATTCGCGGCGCGTGATGCTGCCCCGCGCCGGCGACCACGCTCCGGAGGCGGGCGAAATCTTCCGTCAGCCCGATCTCGCGGCCACGCTACGCAAGCTCGTCGAGGCGGAAAGGAATGCGCTTGCGGCGGGAAAGGACCGCAAACAGGCGATACAGGCCGCGCAGGATCGCTTCTATCGCGGCGACATCGCGAAGGAGCTGGTGGACAGCGTGCGGGCCCAGGGCGGGCTGTTCACGCAGAGCGATCTCGCCAACTGGACGGTCCATCTCGAAGAACCGGTCGCGACGAATTACCGGGGCATCGACGTGTACAAGCTCACGGCGTGGACGCAGGGCCCGGTCATGCTGCAGGCGCTCAATATCCTCGAGAACTTCGACCTGAAGGCGATGGGCTACAACAGCCCGCGCTACATCCACACGGTGTACCAGGCGATGAGCCTTGCCTTCGCCGACCGCGATTTCTACTACGGCGACACTTACACGCCGCCGGAGGAGCCGGTAGCGGGGCTGCTCTCGAAGGATTACGCCCGCGAGCGCGCACGGCTCATCGACGCGAAGACGAACGACCCGAAGATCGCCCCGGGCGACCCTTATCCGTACCAGCGGATGAAGAATCCGTGGCTCGATCTCCTCAAGCGATGGGATGAACCCCGAAAGGGTCGCCCTGGAACGGGAGGCACGCCGGTCGCGGCCAATGACGCCGCGTTCGAACGCGCGTTCTACTCCGGCACCACCTCGGTGATCGCCGCCGACAAGGAAGGGTGGGTCGTGTCGGTGACGCCCAGCGGCGGCTGGATCCCGGCCGTCATCGCCGGCAAGACGGGCGTCGGCCTGTCCCAGCGCATGCAGAGTTTCGTGATGGATGCCGCGGAGAACCCGTTCAACGTCGTCGCGCCGGCCAAGCACCCGCGAGTCACGCTCACGCCCAGCCTTGCATTGAAGGACGGGCACCCCTATCTCGCGTTTGCGGTGCAGGGCGGGGACGCGCAGGACCAGGACCTGCTGCAATATTTCCTCAACGTGGTGGAGTTCGGCATGACGCCGCAGGCGGCGGCGGAGGCGCCGGGGTTCAACAGCTACCAGATGCGCGCCTCCTTCGAGGCGCACGAATCGAGGCCCGGCCGCATCATGCTGAACGACTCCACGCCGCCGGATGTGCGCAAAGAACTGGAGGCCATGGGCTATGACGCGTTCTACCGCGCCCGGACCTCGGGGCCGGTGAACGCGATCTTCATCGATCGCAGGCACGGCACGTTGTGGGGCGCCTCCAGCAACCACGGCGAGGACTACGGTATTGGCTGGTAA